In Pseudomonas saudiphocaensis, one DNA window encodes the following:
- the flgJ gene encoding flagellar assembly peptidoglycan hydrolase FlgJ yields the protein MENRLGLGRRTLDSGSYSDLNRLNQLKVGRDRDSEQNVRKVAQEFESLFLNEMLKSMRSATEVLSQDNPFNSQASKQYQDMHDQQLSVTLARDGGGIGLADVLMRQLSKREASAEKPNPFAQVAQTTGAKWASNPNAAVTEPARDDSRLLNQRRLALPGKLAVAATAPAEVVNSSPDSSQPGKPQPLVNIDWQPATAFAAPQDKPLIVNGIDATAANSPSKTRFDSPAEFIATMLPMAEKAAARLGVEPRFLVAQAALETGWGKSMIRQKDGSNSHNLFGIKATGWQGASATVMTTEYVNGKATRERAGFRAYDSFEQSFNDYVRLLESNGRYQKAIQVASTSGDSERFVNELQRAGYATDPQYARKINQIARKVQTYQTIADASTTSAMRTRG from the coding sequence ATGGAAAATCGACTGGGACTCGGCCGGCGCACGCTCGACAGTGGCAGCTACTCGGACCTGAATCGCCTGAACCAGCTCAAGGTGGGCAGGGATCGCGACAGCGAACAGAACGTGCGCAAGGTGGCGCAGGAGTTCGAGTCGCTGTTTCTCAACGAAATGCTCAAGTCCATGCGGTCGGCCACTGAGGTGCTGTCCCAGGATAATCCGTTTAACAGCCAGGCCAGCAAGCAGTATCAGGACATGCATGACCAGCAGCTTTCGGTCACTCTGGCCAGAGACGGGGGCGGAATCGGGCTGGCCGATGTACTGATGCGCCAACTGAGCAAGCGGGAAGCTTCGGCAGAAAAGCCCAACCCGTTCGCTCAGGTGGCACAAACCACAGGCGCCAAATGGGCGAGCAATCCGAACGCCGCCGTCACAGAGCCTGCTCGAGATGACTCCCGGCTGCTCAACCAGCGACGACTGGCTTTGCCGGGCAAGCTTGCAGTAGCCGCTACGGCTCCAGCCGAGGTCGTGAACAGTAGCCCGGATAGTTCGCAGCCGGGCAAGCCGCAGCCGCTGGTCAATATCGATTGGCAGCCAGCCACGGCCTTTGCAGCGCCACAGGACAAGCCACTGATCGTTAATGGGATCGACGCAACGGCAGCCAACTCTCCAAGCAAGACCCGTTTCGACTCACCCGCAGAATTTATCGCCACCATGCTGCCGATGGCCGAAAAGGCTGCAGCGCGACTTGGGGTTGAGCCACGTTTCCTGGTGGCTCAGGCCGCGCTGGAGACTGGTTGGGGCAAGTCCATGATCCGTCAGAAGGACGGCAGCAACAGCCACAACCTGTTCGGCATCAAGGCCACCGGCTGGCAGGGTGCGTCGGCGACCGTGATGACTACCGAATACGTCAACGGCAAAGCCACTCGTGAGAGGGCGGGTTTCCGCGCCTACGATTCCTTCGAGCAGAGCTTCAATGATTACGTGAGGCTGCTGGAGAGCAACGGCCGCTACCAGAAGGCTATTCAGGTGGCGAGCACCTCCGGCGACTCTGAACGCTTCGTCAATGAATTGCAGCGGGCCGGATACGCAACCGACCCGCAATACGCGCGCAAGATCAACCAGATCGCGCGCAAGGTGCAGACCTATCAAACCATCGCCGACGCAAGCACGACGTCCGCTATGAGGACCAGAGGCTAA
- a CDS encoding YkvA family protein, with product MKVPWRLIKYLPMAQKVLARGRLPAVLIAVARKSSSRGGVLKELRSDLALLQALCVAWWRGDYRAVSTSALVAVVAGLLYFLAPLDAVPDWIPGLGFLDDLAVLGWVMRKWSVELEAFRVWRDSQSTEVREDLKRLPAADEPKAE from the coding sequence ATGAAAGTACCCTGGCGATTGATCAAATATCTACCGATGGCGCAGAAGGTTCTGGCCCGAGGCAGGCTGCCTGCGGTGCTTATTGCCGTAGCGCGCAAGAGTTCGTCTCGCGGTGGAGTGCTTAAGGAGCTGCGCAGCGATCTCGCGTTGCTTCAGGCACTGTGTGTAGCTTGGTGGCGAGGCGACTACCGGGCAGTGAGTACCTCGGCTTTGGTCGCAGTGGTGGCAGGCCTTTTATATTTTCTTGCACCGTTGGATGCCGTACCTGACTGGATCCCTGGCCTTGGCTTTCTTGATGATCTGGCCGTGCTCGGATGGGTGATGCGCAAGTGGTCTGTTGAACTGGAGGCCTTTCGCGTTTGGCGAGACAGCCAATCCACAGAGGTACGTGAAGATTTGAAACGCCTTCCGGCTGCCGATGAGCCCAAGGCGGAATAG
- a CDS encoding SEL1-like repeat protein codes for MLLKVRARVGYWIARKMMGSRWAVQQPKLWRWMEGQFARMASIGNTKAQSFYGHILLFRGQGYGAKKEGIRLLRLAAEAGDAKAAYQMGVVSLSEDASHGPDGVQAAYWWKRAVESGHPLAATRLAQLYTAGGHGLESDKQQAEHYKTRASNLGL; via the coding sequence ATGCTGCTCAAGGTTCGAGCCCGTGTGGGCTACTGGATTGCACGCAAAATGATGGGCTCACGCTGGGCTGTGCAGCAGCCAAAACTGTGGCGCTGGATGGAAGGACAGTTTGCCCGCATGGCCAGTATTGGCAATACGAAGGCGCAGAGCTTTTATGGCCATATTCTGCTTTTTCGTGGCCAGGGTTATGGAGCAAAGAAAGAGGGTATACGCCTGCTACGTCTGGCAGCCGAGGCTGGCGATGCCAAGGCAGCCTATCAAATGGGCGTCGTCAGCCTCAGTGAGGACGCAAGCCACGGTCCTGACGGGGTCCAGGCCGCGTACTGGTGGAAGCGGGCGGTTGAGTCCGGCCATCCACTGGCCGCCACTCGCCTGGCACAGCTATACACCGCAGGCGGCCATGGACTGGAATCCGACAAGCAGCAGGCCGAGCATTACAAGACCAGGGCTTCAAACCTTGGACTGTGA
- the flgK gene encoding flagellar hook-associated protein FlgK: MSDLLSIGLSGLAASKTQLSITGHNISNVNTPGYSRQDATQATRHPQFSGAGYIGSGTTLVDIRRTYSEFLTTQLRSSTALNSDVEAYKSQISQLDSLLAGSTTGITPSLQSFFSALQTAAEDPANIPARQLVLAESEGLARRFNTVYDRLTEQNSFVNKQMTAVTDQVNRLAGNIGRLNDSIAIAAANGQQPNDLLDARDEAVRELSKYIGVTVVPQDDSSFNLFVGSGQPLVVGSSVSRLEVVPGLGDPNRHEVQFVSGGSRQTITTQITGGELGGLIRYREEVLDTTLNSLGRLALVVSDQVNTQLGQGLDLKGQVGSALFGNFNDPALADLRARAFSDNPSLNTATPADAALDISDTSLLTTSDYRLEYDGTQYRARRLSDGAPITVTPNAGPPAHLTFADANGRDQGFTVRISGTPVDGDNFILQPTRRGATDISAVLDQADQLAFAAPLRAQAELQNAGNGVIGQPSIDNVQDPLVPADLKGMSPLSLSYAAPVAPATTGTFTLTAPAGVTVSPATLSITPGQSNTLSYTLEFGGSTVDVSQTFSGRPAAGDTFTLEYNQSGVSDNRNALKLVDLQTKQTVGVDNTVVGSGFSLTDGYGELVERVGTLTAQARMDSDATGAILKQAQDNRDSLSAVNLDEEAANLIKFEQYYNASAQIIQVARSMFDTLISTFR, encoded by the coding sequence ATGTCTGACCTACTGAGTATTGGCCTGTCCGGCCTGGCCGCGAGCAAGACCCAGCTGTCCATCACCGGCCACAACATCAGCAACGTCAACACGCCGGGCTACAGCCGCCAGGATGCGACCCAGGCGACCCGCCATCCGCAGTTCAGCGGCGCCGGCTATATCGGCTCGGGCACGACCCTGGTGGACATTCGCCGCACCTACAGCGAATTCCTCACCACCCAGCTGCGCAGCAGCACCGCGCTCAACAGCGATGTCGAGGCCTATAAAAGCCAGATCAGCCAGCTCGATTCCCTGCTGGCGGGCAGCACCACGGGTATTACGCCATCGCTGCAGAGCTTCTTCTCCGCCTTGCAGACGGCCGCCGAAGACCCGGCCAACATCCCGGCGCGGCAGCTGGTACTGGCCGAGTCCGAAGGCCTGGCGCGGCGTTTCAACACCGTGTACGACCGTCTGACCGAGCAGAACAGCTTCGTCAACAAGCAGATGACCGCCGTGACCGACCAGGTCAATCGCCTGGCGGGCAACATCGGTCGCCTGAACGATTCCATTGCCATCGCCGCAGCCAATGGCCAGCAACCCAACGACCTGCTCGATGCCCGCGATGAAGCGGTGCGCGAGCTGTCGAAGTACATTGGCGTCACCGTGGTACCGCAGGATGACAGCAGCTTTAACCTCTTCGTCGGCAGCGGCCAGCCGCTGGTGGTGGGCAGCAGCGTGTCGCGCCTGGAAGTGGTGCCGGGGCTGGGCGATCCCAATCGCCACGAAGTACAGTTCGTCAGCGGCGGCTCGCGGCAGACCATCACCACGCAGATCACCGGCGGTGAGCTGGGCGGGTTGATTCGTTACCGCGAAGAAGTGCTGGATACCACCCTGAACTCGCTGGGCCGGCTGGCGCTGGTGGTCAGCGACCAGGTCAATACACAACTGGGGCAGGGCCTGGACCTGAAGGGCCAGGTGGGCTCGGCGCTGTTTGGCAATTTCAACGACCCCGCGCTGGCGGATCTGCGGGCCAGGGCCTTCAGCGACAACCCCTCGCTGAATACGGCGACCCCCGCCGATGCCGCCCTGGATATCAGCGATACCAGCCTGCTCACCACCAGCGACTACCGCCTGGAGTACGACGGCACCCAGTACCGGGCCAGGCGCCTGAGTGACGGTGCGCCCATCACGGTGACGCCGAATGCCGGGCCGCCGGCGCACCTGACCTTTGCCGATGCCAACGGTCGCGACCAGGGCTTCACCGTCCGCATCAGCGGAACGCCAGTGGATGGCGACAACTTTATCCTGCAGCCCACCCGTCGCGGCGCCACGGATATTTCCGCAGTTCTGGATCAGGCGGATCAACTGGCCTTTGCCGCGCCCTTGCGCGCGCAGGCAGAGCTGCAGAATGCGGGCAATGGCGTGATCGGCCAGCCTTCCATCGATAACGTGCAGGACCCCTTGGTCCCGGCGGATCTGAAGGGCATGTCGCCCCTGTCCCTGAGCTACGCCGCGCCTGTGGCACCAGCGACCACGGGTACGTTCACCCTGACAGCGCCCGCCGGGGTCACCGTTTCGCCGGCGACGCTGAGCATCACGCCGGGGCAGAGCAATACGCTCAGCTACACCCTTGAGTTTGGTGGCAGTACCGTCGATGTTTCGCAAACCTTCAGCGGGCGTCCCGCCGCAGGTGATACGTTCACGCTGGAGTACAACCAGAGCGGCGTTTCCGACAACCGCAACGCGCTGAAGCTGGTCGATCTGCAGACCAAGCAGACGGTTGGCGTGGACAACACCGTCGTGGGTTCAGGCTTCAGCCTCACCGACGGCTATGGCGAGCTGGTCGAGCGTGTCGGCACCCTGACCGCCCAGGCGCGGATGGACAGCGATGCCACCGGCGCGATCCTCAAGCAGGCCCAGGACAACCGCGACTCGCTGTCGGCGGTGAACCTCGACGAAGAAGCCGCCAACCTGATCAAGTTCGAGCAGTACTACAACGCCTCGGCACAGATCATTCAAGTTGCGCGCTCGATGTTCGATACATTGATCAGCACCTTCCGCTAA
- the flgF gene encoding flagellar basal-body rod protein FlgF: protein MDKMLYVAMTGASQNARAQQAHANNLANLSTTGFRRDFEQARSMQVFGDSFPARVYAMTERPGTDFTSGSLQETGRDLDVAVEGDGWIAVQAPDGSEAYVRTGSLNIDTLGMLRTGDGLPVLGNAGPIAIPPEEKIEIGHDGSISIRALGEDPNVVVTVDRLKLVNPDPQQLEKGTDGMIRMKDGQPLEADAAVRVTSGFLEASNVNAVAEMTSMLALARQFELHVKMMRTAEEDGAAAARVLQIS from the coding sequence ATGGACAAGATGCTCTATGTGGCCATGACCGGCGCCAGCCAGAACGCGCGCGCGCAGCAGGCTCATGCCAACAACCTGGCCAACCTGTCCACCACCGGTTTTCGCCGTGATTTCGAGCAGGCCCGCTCAATGCAGGTGTTCGGCGACAGTTTTCCGGCGCGTGTTTATGCCATGACTGAACGGCCAGGCACGGATTTCACGTCTGGCTCGTTGCAGGAAACCGGGCGGGATCTGGATGTTGCCGTAGAGGGGGATGGCTGGATCGCTGTACAGGCGCCTGACGGCAGTGAGGCTTACGTGCGTACCGGCAGCCTCAATATCGACACCCTGGGCATGTTGCGCACCGGCGATGGTTTGCCGGTACTCGGCAACGCCGGGCCGATTGCCATCCCGCCGGAAGAGAAAATCGAGATCGGTCACGATGGCTCAATCAGCATTCGTGCCCTTGGCGAAGACCCCAATGTGGTGGTGACGGTCGACCGGCTCAAGTTGGTCAACCCCGATCCGCAGCAACTGGAGAAGGGAACCGACGGCATGATTCGCATGAAGGACGGCCAGCCTCTGGAGGCCGATGCGGCAGTGCGCGTGACCTCTGGCTTTCTCGAGGCCAGCAACGTCAATGCGGTAGCTGAGATGACATCGATGCTGGCGTTGGCGCGACAGTTCGAGTTGCACGTAAAGATGATGCGCACCGCCGAAGAAGATGGCGCTGCTGCGGCCCGAGTATTGCAGATCAGCTAG
- the flgG gene encoding flagellar basal-body rod protein FlgG, giving the protein MLPALWVSKTGLSAQDMNLTTISNNLANVSTTGFKKDRAEFQDLLYQIRRQPGGQSTQDSELPSGLQLGTGVRIVGTQKQFTAGSLQTTEQPLDMAINGRGFFQVLLPDGTVSYTRDGSFHLNADGQVVTSNGYALEPAIVVPPETQTFTVGEDGTVSVTTLGNPAPQIIGNLQTADFINPAGLQAMGSNLFLETAASGAPQVSTPGLNGLGTVLQNTLENSNVSVVEELVNMITTQRAYEMNSKVISTADQMLSFVTQQL; this is encoded by the coding sequence ATGCTTCCAGCACTTTGGGTGAGCAAGACAGGTCTGTCCGCACAGGATATGAACCTGACCACCATTTCCAACAACCTGGCCAACGTTTCTACCACTGGGTTCAAGAAGGACCGTGCCGAGTTTCAGGATCTGCTCTATCAAATCCGTCGTCAGCCAGGCGGCCAATCCACGCAGGACAGCGAGCTTCCTTCCGGTCTTCAGCTGGGCACCGGTGTGCGCATCGTCGGCACTCAGAAGCAATTCACCGCCGGCAGCCTGCAAACCACTGAGCAGCCGCTGGACATGGCCATAAACGGCCGCGGCTTTTTCCAGGTGCTGCTGCCCGATGGCACGGTTTCCTACACACGCGACGGCAGCTTTCACCTCAACGCCGACGGCCAGGTGGTGACCTCCAACGGTTATGCCCTGGAACCGGCCATCGTCGTGCCGCCGGAGACCCAGACCTTCACCGTCGGTGAGGACGGCACCGTGTCGGTCACCACCCTTGGCAACCCGGCGCCGCAAATCATCGGCAACCTGCAGACCGCTGACTTCATCAATCCCGCCGGCTTGCAGGCCATGGGTAGCAACCTGTTCCTGGAAACCGCTGCCAGCGGTGCGCCGCAGGTCAGCACGCCTGGACTCAACGGCCTGGGCACCGTGCTGCAGAACACTCTGGAAAACTCCAACGTCAGCGTCGTTGAGGAGCTGGTGAACATGATCACCACTCAGCGTGCCTACGAAATGAACTCCAAGGTGATTTCCACCGCCGACCAGATGCTGTCGTTCGTCACCCAGCAGCTCTGA
- the flgL gene encoding flagellar hook-associated protein FlgL, whose product MRISSLQAFNNGVAGLQRNYANATRTQEQISTGNRILTPADDPVASVRLLQLEQQQNVLSQYKSNLTAANNSLTQEEVTLNSVNTVLHRVRELALRAGNGSLDPQDRQSIAAELREREDELLSLMNTRNARGEYLFSGFQGKTQPFVRGPDGSYSYQGDEGQRKLQIASSLNIAISDSGKSIFENVVNAGRLEVDGAAALGFPVSQPLVSDEVAFANYSEIRVVFDAATEGSFEVFATPRDGSPEVSLGQGSLDNDPETDDQLVFGGVTLFVGGQPPLGSEVIVQAKVPAEEKQGILGTIANLRMTLEDSTSSNTDIRDAVAVSVTNLDHGMVSVDAARGNIGARLNVIETTLTDNEDVALVNKSVQAELRELDYAEALSRLSFQTIILEAAQQSYIKISGLNLFNRM is encoded by the coding sequence ATGCGCATTTCCTCCTTGCAAGCATTCAACAACGGCGTCGCCGGGCTGCAGCGCAACTACGCCAACGCGACCCGCACCCAGGAACAGATCAGCACCGGCAACCGGATCCTGACCCCGGCGGACGACCCCGTTGCCTCGGTGCGGCTGCTGCAGCTCGAACAGCAGCAAAATGTGCTCAGCCAGTACAAGTCCAACCTGACGGCGGCGAACAACAGTCTGACCCAGGAAGAAGTCACCCTCAACTCCGTCAATACCGTATTGCATCGCGTGCGCGAACTGGCTCTGAGGGCCGGCAACGGCTCTCTCGATCCGCAGGATCGCCAATCCATCGCTGCCGAGCTGCGTGAGCGCGAAGACGAACTCCTGTCGCTGATGAATACCCGCAATGCGCGTGGCGAATACCTTTTTTCCGGCTTCCAGGGCAAGACCCAGCCTTTCGTGCGCGGTCCTGACGGCAGCTACAGCTACCAGGGCGACGAGGGCCAACGCAAACTGCAGATCGCCAGCTCGCTGAATATCGCCATCAGCGATAGCGGCAAGAGTATTTTTGAAAATGTTGTCAATGCTGGTCGCCTTGAAGTGGATGGCGCGGCGGCCCTCGGCTTTCCAGTTTCGCAGCCGTTGGTGAGTGACGAAGTCGCCTTCGCTAATTACAGCGAAATCCGTGTCGTGTTTGACGCTGCGACGGAGGGCAGTTTCGAGGTCTTTGCAACGCCGAGGGATGGCTCCCCGGAGGTCTCGCTTGGGCAAGGCAGTCTCGACAACGACCCAGAGACCGATGACCAACTGGTGTTCGGTGGCGTGACATTGTTTGTCGGTGGGCAGCCGCCATTGGGTTCTGAAGTTATTGTGCAGGCGAAAGTTCCAGCAGAAGAGAAACAAGGCATCCTGGGCACCATCGCCAACCTGCGCATGACGCTCGAAGACTCGACCTCCAGCAACACCGACATCCGCGATGCCGTTGCCGTGAGTGTGACCAACCTCGATCACGGCATGGTCAGCGTGGATGCCGCGCGCGGCAATATCGGTGCGCGGCTGAACGTGATCGAAACCACCCTGACCGACAACGAAGACGTGGCGCTGGTCAACAAGTCGGTACAGGCCGAACTGCGTGAGCTGGATTACGCCGAAGCGCTGTCGCGGCTTTCCTTCCAGACGATTATTCTCGAAGCGGCTCAGCAGAGTTATATAAAAATAAGCGGGCTGAATTTGTTCAATAGAATGTGA
- a CDS encoding helix-turn-helix transcriptional regulator, giving the protein MNIQTIMRDGKPEYAVLAWADYQALLKALGQPSEEIIDKPAPAALPRFSELSALREAKGMSQEALARSVGISPVYLALIEQGERDPGDPIRRALARALEIAQWSPDA; this is encoded by the coding sequence ATGAATATTCAAACCATCATGCGCGATGGCAAGCCTGAGTACGCGGTATTGGCCTGGGCCGATTATCAGGCTCTGCTGAAGGCTCTCGGCCAGCCGTCTGAAGAAATCATTGATAAGCCCGCTCCGGCTGCTTTGCCCAGGTTCTCGGAGTTGTCGGCCCTGCGGGAAGCGAAGGGCATGAGCCAAGAGGCTCTGGCGCGCTCAGTTGGTATCAGCCCGGTATACCTGGCTCTGATCGAGCAGGGCGAGCGCGACCCGGGTGACCCTATACGGCGTGCGCTGGCACGCGCTCTGGAGATTGCGCAATGGAGTCCGGACGCGTGA
- the flgH gene encoding flagellar basal body L-ring protein FlgH codes for MSRVLIAFSLVSVVVLSGCVAPAPKPDDPYYAPVLPRTPLPAAQNNGAIYQAGFETSLFDDRKAFRVGDIITITLNERTQASKNASSKISKDSNTEMGLTSLLGNAVSLNNPAAGLLRNGGPLSLDTEFGSSSSTSGAGQAGQSNSLSGSITVTVSEVLPNGILAIRGEKWLTLNTGDELVRIAGLVRADDIATDNTVSSMRVADARITYSGTGAFADASQPGWLSRFFVSPLWPF; via the coding sequence ATGAGTCGCGTATTGATTGCTTTCTCGCTGGTTTCGGTGGTTGTGCTGAGCGGTTGCGTCGCGCCTGCGCCCAAGCCTGACGATCCCTATTACGCTCCGGTGCTGCCGCGCACGCCGCTGCCAGCGGCGCAGAACAATGGCGCCATCTACCAGGCCGGCTTCGAAACCAGCCTGTTTGATGATCGCAAGGCGTTCCGCGTCGGGGACATCATTACCATCACGCTCAACGAGCGCACCCAGGCCAGCAAGAACGCCAGCTCCAAGATCTCCAAGGACAGCAATACGGAGATGGGGCTGACCTCGCTGCTGGGCAATGCGGTTAGCCTGAATAACCCGGCAGCCGGACTGCTGCGAAACGGCGGCCCGCTTTCGCTCGATACCGAATTCGGCAGTTCCAGCTCGACCAGTGGCGCCGGTCAGGCAGGGCAGAGCAACAGCCTGTCCGGCTCGATCACCGTTACCGTCTCCGAAGTGCTGCCCAACGGCATCCTGGCCATTCGCGGTGAGAAGTGGCTGACACTCAACACGGGCGACGAGCTGGTACGTATCGCTGGCCTGGTGCGGGCTGACGATATCGCGACGGATAACACCGTGTCGTCCATGCGTGTGGCCGATGCGCGCATCACCTATTCCGGCACTGGCGCCTTCGCCGATGCGAGCCAGCCGGGTTGGCTGAGCCGCTTCTTCGTCAGCCCGCTGTGGCCATTCTGA
- a CDS encoding ComEA family DNA-binding protein — protein MTKSFIYATLLALLTGFSVVGHAASKPAEAPVAMAATAPVNLNTADAETLVRELKGIGAAKAQAIIEYREAHGPFSSVDELLEVKGIGTSILDKNRAKLSLN, from the coding sequence ATGACCAAGTCATTTATCTATGCAACATTGCTGGCTCTGCTTACCGGTTTCTCCGTCGTTGGCCATGCAGCTAGCAAGCCTGCCGAAGCCCCCGTTGCGATGGCAGCAACTGCCCCAGTGAACCTCAATACAGCCGACGCCGAAACCCTGGTTCGCGAACTCAAAGGAATTGGTGCGGCAAAAGCCCAAGCCATCATCGAGTACCGCGAAGCACATGGCCCGTTCAGCTCCGTTGATGAGCTACTCGAGGTCAAGGGTATTGGCACGTCAATCCTGGATAAAAACCGGGCCAAACTCAGCCTGAACTGA
- a CDS encoding flagellar basal body P-ring protein FlgI, producing MFRNVMLLLGLLALGTSAYAERLKDIATIQGVRSNQLVGYGLVVGLNGSGDQTTQTPFTVQTFNNMLAQFGIKVPPGGNVQLKNVAAVSIHAELPPFAKPGQTIDITVSSIGNAKSLRGGSLLMSPLKGIDGNVYAIAQGNLVVGGFDAGGADGSRITVNSPSAGRIPGGATVERPVPTAFNQGNTLTLNLNRPDFTTAKNIVDQINDLLGPGVAQALDGGSISVSAPLDPSQRVDYLSILENLEVDVGQAVAKVIINSRTGTIVIGQNVRVQPAAVTHGSLTVTISEDPQVSQPNSFSDGQTVVVPNSRVQAEQEAKPMFKFGPGTTLDEIVRAVNQVGAAPGDLMAILEALKQAGALQADLIVI from the coding sequence ATGTTCAGGAATGTCATGCTGCTTCTCGGCTTGCTGGCCCTCGGTACTTCGGCCTACGCCGAGCGCCTCAAGGACATCGCCACCATCCAGGGCGTGCGTAGCAACCAGTTGGTGGGCTATGGCCTGGTAGTCGGCCTCAACGGCAGCGGTGACCAGACCACGCAAACGCCGTTCACGGTGCAGACCTTCAACAACATGCTGGCGCAGTTCGGCATCAAGGTGCCGCCGGGGGGCAACGTGCAGTTGAAGAACGTTGCAGCGGTTTCCATCCATGCCGAGCTGCCGCCGTTCGCCAAGCCTGGGCAGACTATCGACATCACCGTTTCCTCGATTGGCAACGCCAAGAGCCTGCGCGGCGGCAGTCTGCTGATGTCGCCGCTGAAGGGAATCGACGGCAACGTCTATGCCATCGCCCAGGGCAACCTGGTGGTTGGCGGTTTTGATGCCGGTGGTGCCGATGGCTCGCGGATCACCGTCAACTCGCCTTCGGCCGGTCGCATCCCTGGTGGCGCCACCGTCGAGCGCCCCGTGCCGACGGCCTTCAACCAGGGCAACACCCTGACGTTGAATCTCAACCGGCCTGACTTCACTACGGCAAAGAATATCGTTGATCAGATCAATGACCTGCTCGGCCCGGGCGTCGCCCAGGCGCTTGACGGCGGTTCGATCAGCGTCAGCGCGCCGTTGGATCCCAGCCAGCGGGTGGACTATCTGTCGATTCTGGAAAACCTCGAGGTCGATGTCGGCCAGGCTGTGGCCAAGGTCATCATCAATTCGCGCACCGGTACCATCGTCATCGGCCAGAACGTACGGGTGCAGCCGGCGGCGGTCACCCATGGCAGCCTCACCGTGACCATCTCCGAAGATCCGCAGGTCAGTCAGCCCAATTCCTTTTCGGATGGGCAAACGGTGGTCGTACCCAACTCCCGGGTGCAGGCCGAGCAGGAAGCCAAGCCGATGTTCAAGTTCGGCCCCGGCACCACCCTGGACGAAATCGTGCGGGCGGTGAACCAGGTGGGCGCTGCGCCCGGTGACCTGATGGCCATTCTCGAAGCGCTCAAGCAGGCGGGTGCCTTGCAAGCCGACCTGATCGTGATCTAA